The proteins below are encoded in one region of Hordeum vulgare subsp. vulgare chromosome 3H, MorexV3_pseudomolecules_assembly, whole genome shotgun sequence:
- the LOC123443077 gene encoding serine carboxypeptidase II-1, with protein sequence MAVAVLLAAILALCPLPLSLASPSAAAAADRITRLPGQPPVNFSMYSGYVTVDAPAGRALFYWLVEAAVAKPKSAPLVLWLNGGPGCSSVGYGASEELGAFRINADGRTLSINPYSWNKMANVLFLDAPAGVGYSYSNTSSDLLTPGDNKTAHDSYAFLVNWLERFPQYKYRDFYIAGESYAGHYVPQLSQLVHRNNKGVRKPILNFKGFMVGNAVIDDYHDFVGTFEYWWTHGLISDDTYQKLQLACEFDSAEHESEACNKINNVAEAEEGLIDAYSIYTPTCKKTSLHRRRLIKGRRPWLPRGYDPCTEQYSTKYYNLPEVQKAFRANVTGIPYSWTACSDVLSDHWKDSPRSMLPIYRELIAAGIRIWVFSGDADSVVPLTATRYSIDALYLPTVTNWYPWYDEEEVAGWCQVYKGLTLVTIRGAGHEVPLHRPQQALKLFEHFLQDKPMPRPAHSIQSF encoded by the exons ATGGCGGTGGCCGTGCTGCTGGCCGCCATCCTGGCGCTGTGCCCGCTCCCCCTTTCCCTCGCGTCCCcctctgcggcggcggcggccgaccgCATCACGCGCCTGCCGGGCCAGCCGCCGGTCAACTTCTCCATGTACTCGGGCTACGTCACCGTCGACGCCCCCGCGGGCCGCGCCCTCTTCTACTGGCTCGTCGAGGCCGCCGTCGCGAAGCCCAAGTCCGCCCCGCTCGTGCTCTGGCTCAACGGCGGGCCCGGCTGCTCCTCCGTCGGCTACGGCGCCTCCGAGGAGCTCGGCGCCTTCCGGATCAACGCCGACGGCAGGACGCTCTCCATCAACCCCTACTCCTGGAACAAAA TGGCGAACGTGCTGTTCCTGGACGCCCCCGCCGGCGTCGGGTACTCCTACTCCAACACCAGCTCCGATCTGCTCACCCCCGGCGACAACAAGACAG CTCATGATTCGTACGCTTTCCTGGTGAATTGGCTGGAGAGGTTTCCGCAGTACAAGTACCGTGATTTCTACATCGCCGGAGAGAGCTATGCAG GGCACTATGTCCCTCAGTTGTCTCAACTAGTGCATAGGAACAACAAGGgagtgaggaagcccatcctgaaCTTCAAAGGCTTCATG GTCGGAAATGCGGTTATTGATGATTACCATGATTTCGTTGGAACGTTCGAGTATTGGTGGACGCACGGGCTGATCTCTGATGACACCTATCAGAAGCTGCAGCTGGCTTGTGAGTTCGATTCAGCTGAGCACGAATCCGAGGCATGCAACAAGATTAATAATGTTGCTGAAGCTGAGGAAGGCCTGATTGACGCATACAGCATCTACACACCTACCTGTAAGAAGACCTCACTTCATAGGCGAAGGCTAATCAAGGGCCGCAGG CCCTGGTTGCCAAGAGGATACGATCCCTGCACCGAACAGTACTCAACAAAGTACTACAATCTACCAGAAGTGCAGAAAGCTTTTCGTGCCAATGTTACGGGAATACCGTATTCCTGGACCGCCTGCAG tgatgtcttgtctgacCATTGGAAAGATTCACCGAGGTCCATGCTTCCTATTTACCGCGAACTGATTGCAGCTGGCATAAGAATATGGGTCTTCAG TGGTGATGCCGATTCCGTAGTACCCCTCACTGCTACAAGATACTCCATTGATGCACTATATCTTCCGACCGTTACTAATTGGTATCCGTGGTATGATGAGGAAGAG GTTGCTGGTTGGTGCCAAGTGTACAAAGGTTTGACGTTGGTGACAATACGAGGCGCAGGGCATGAGGTTCCCCTTCATCGTCCACAACAAGCCTTGAAGCTTTTTGAGCATTTCTTGCAAGATAAACCCATGCCTCGGCCTGCACATAGCATTCAGTCGTTTTAG
- the LOC123443078 gene encoding lectin-like: protein MGAAPSRPEASSASSPTADGHVVPTALSASSTSDTANQAQSKRAPAPHMLREIVAGENVTDVAALEDQVTAGIFLAGKTKKYWVDERTRHNCFMLFPRGLAITWSEDPKYWTWHPLKEGSDAQAGIETVALQNVCWLEVQGKLELSHLTPGVTYEVFFEVKLDDPAYGWSTPVNLRLKFPDGTIQQQKENLQEKPRGKWLQVKVGEVKPHKGQNGEVEISMFEYDGGQWKRGLLIKGIKIIPKE from the exons ATGGGGGCGGCGCCGTCGCGACCGGAGGCGTCCTCCGCCTCCTCACCCACCGCGGATGGCCATGTCGTGCCGACGGCGCTCAGCGCTTCTTCTACTTCTGACACCGCCAACCAGGCCCAGTCCAAGAGGGCGCCGGCTCCTCACATGCTCCGGGAGATCGTCGCCGGGGAGAATGTCACCGACGTAGCCGCGCTGGAAGATCAGGTCACCGCCGGGATCTTCTTGGCCGGGAAAACAAAG aagtactgggtggacgaGAGGACCAGGCacaactgcttcatgttgttcccTAGAGGCCTGGCCATCACCTGGAGCGAAGACCCCAAGTACTGGACTTGGCACCCCCTGAAAGAAGGAAG TGACGCCCAGGCCGGAATCGAGACGGTGGCGCTGCAGAACGTCTGCTGGCTGGAGGTCCAAGGGAAGCTGGAGCTGTCCCATCTCACGCCAGGAGTCACCTACGAGGTCTTCTTCGAGGTGAAGCTCGACGACCCGGCCTACGGGTGGTCGACGCCGGTGAACCTCCGGCTCAAGTTCCCCGACGGCACGATCCAGCAGCAGAAGGAGAACCTGCAGGAGAAGCCCAGGGGGAAGTGGCTGCAGGTCAAGGTTGGGGAGGTTAAGCCGCACAAGGGGCAGAATGGAGAGGTTGAGATCTCCATGTTTGAGTATGATGGTGGGCAGTGGAAGAGGGGGCTCCTTATCAAGGGCATCAAGATCATCCCAAAAGAATGA